A single Hevea brasiliensis isolate MT/VB/25A 57/8 unplaced genomic scaffold, ASM3005281v1 Scaf336, whole genome shotgun sequence DNA region contains:
- the LOC131177116 gene encoding photosystem II protein D1, with amino-acid sequence MTAILERRESESLWGRFCNWITSTENRLYIGWFGVLMIPTLLTATSVFIIAFIAAPPVDIDGIREPVSGSLLYGNNIISGAIIPTSAAIGLHFYPIWEAASVDEWLYNGGPYELIVLHFLLGVACYMGREWELSFRLGMRPWIAVAYSAPVAAATAVFLIYPIGQGSFSDGMPLGISGTFNFMIVFQAEHNILMHPFHMLGVAGVFGGSLFSAMHGSLVTSSLIRETTENESANEGYRFGQEEETYNIVAAHGYFGRLIFQYASFNNSRSLHFFLAAWPVVGIWFTALGISTMAFNLNGFNFNQSVVDSQGRVINTWADIINRANLGMEVMHERNAHNFPLDLAAVEVPSTNG; translated from the coding sequence ATGACTGCAATTTTAGAGAGACGCGAAAGCGAAAGCCTATGGGGTCGTTTCTGTAACTGGATAACCAGCACTGAAAACCGTCTTTACATTGGATGGTTTGGTGTTTTGATGATCCCTACTTTATTGACCGCAACTTCTGTATTTATTATCGCTTTCATTGCTGCCCCTCCGGTAGATATTGATGGTATTCGTGAACCTGTTTCTGGATCTCTACTTTATGGAAACAATATTATTTCTGGTGCCATTATTCCTACTTCTGCGGCTATAGGTTTGCATTTTTACCCAATATGGGAAGCGGCATCCGTTGATGAATGGTTATACAATGGCGGTCCTTATGAGCTAATTGTTCTACACTTCTTACTTGGTGTAGCTTGTTACATGGGTCGTGAGTGGGAACTTAGTTTCCGTCTGGGTATGCGCCCTTGGATTGCTGTTGCATATTCAGCTCCTGTTGCAGCTGCTACTGCTGTTTTCTTGATTTATCCAATTGGTCAGGGAAGCTTTTCTGATGGTATGCCTCTAGGAATCTCTGGTACTTTCAACTTTATGATTGTATTCCAGGCTGAGCACAACATCCTTATGCACCCATTTCACATGTTAGGCGTAGCTGGTGTATTCGGCGGCTCCCTATTCAGTGCTATGCATGGTTCCTTGGTAACCTCTAGTTTGATCAGGGAAACCACAGAAAATGAATCTGCTAATGAAGGTTACAGATTCGGTCAAGAGGAAGAAACTTATAATATCGTAGCTGCTCATGGTTATTTTGGCCGATTGATCTTCCAATATGCTAGTTTCAACAACTCTCGTTCTTTACATTTCTTCCTAGCTGCTTGGCCTGTAGTAGGTATTTGGTTCACTGCTTTAGGTATTAGCACTATGGCTTTCAACCTAAATGGTTTCAATTTCAACCAATCTGTAGTTGATAGTCAAGGTCGTGTAATTAATACCTGGGCTGATATTATTAACCGTGCTAACCTTGGTATGGAAGTTATGCATGAACGTAATGCTCATAACTTCCCTCTAGACCTAGCTGCTGTCGAAGTTCCATCTACAAATGGATAA